A genome region from Bradyrhizobium commune includes the following:
- a CDS encoding flavin reductase family protein, translating into MDYAASDLTPRERYKVLTSFILPRPIAWVTSVGPTGVVNAAPFSFFNAFCEDPPLCMFAANRKPNGQDKDTFLNIQRTGEFVVNIADEPLARAMHESSGDFPPEIGEPDYLGLKLAPSSKIAVPRLADAPWAMECKLWKLIDVNDDRRLIMGEGIHFHIRDELWDHEAMRVHMDRYHPIGRMFADRYCRTDDRVVFPAAEGARKS; encoded by the coding sequence ATGGACTACGCCGCCAGCGACCTGACGCCACGCGAGCGCTACAAGGTCCTGACCTCCTTCATCCTGCCGCGGCCGATTGCGTGGGTGACGTCAGTTGGGCCGACCGGCGTCGTCAATGCCGCACCGTTCAGCTTCTTCAACGCGTTCTGCGAGGATCCGCCGCTGTGCATGTTCGCGGCCAACCGCAAGCCCAACGGCCAGGACAAGGACACTTTCCTCAACATCCAGCGCACCGGCGAGTTCGTGGTCAACATCGCCGATGAGCCGCTGGCGAGGGCCATGCACGAATCCAGCGGCGATTTTCCGCCCGAGATCGGCGAGCCCGATTATCTCGGGCTGAAGCTCGCCCCATCGAGCAAAATCGCGGTGCCCCGGCTCGCCGACGCGCCTTGGGCGATGGAGTGCAAGCTCTGGAAGCTGATCGACGTCAACGACGATCGCCGGCTGATCATGGGCGAAGGCATCCACTTCCACATCCGCGACGAGCTGTGGGACCACGAGGCGATGCGGGTTCACATGGATCGCTATCACCCGATCGGCCGCATGTTCGCCGACCGCTACTGCCGCACCGATGACCGCGTGGTGTTTCCCGCGGCCGAGGGTGCGAGGAAATCGTAG
- a CDS encoding acyl-CoA dehydrogenase family protein, producing MTKHAYIPRTTNYTLNPGDELNDLRMSDQVRPLYDHVKKFIRDTVEPMSIEFAKAGEGKEDRWSFTPKQLEVLEVAKNKAKKEGLWNFFLPDDETGQGLKNLDYAYIASELGKSPLASETMNCSAPDTGNMEVLERVGTKEQKEKWLKPLMNGEIRSAYVMTEPNVASSDAKNISTTAKLVGDEWVINGEKYYISGAGDPRCKILIVMVKTNPDAAPSKQQSQILVPRDAPGVEVLGPMYVFGQDHAPRGHMHMRFNNVRVPKENMLLGEGRGFEISQLRLGPGRIHHCMRTIGKAEKALDLMVQRGLTREAFGKKIAHLGGNMQIIAQARCEIEAMRLMVLKAAKAMDVLGNKEARVWVSMVKAMVPERACKIIDQSIQMHGATGISHWTPLAEMYQDVRHLRFADGPDEVHWMVVGRHELSMA from the coding sequence ATGACAAAGCATGCCTACATACCCCGCACCACCAACTACACTCTCAATCCCGGCGACGAGCTCAACGACCTCCGCATGTCGGACCAGGTCCGGCCGCTCTATGACCATGTGAAGAAGTTCATCCGCGACACCGTCGAGCCGATGTCGATCGAATTCGCCAAGGCGGGCGAAGGCAAGGAAGACCGCTGGAGCTTTACGCCGAAGCAGCTCGAAGTGCTCGAGGTCGCCAAGAACAAGGCGAAGAAGGAAGGCCTCTGGAACTTCTTCCTGCCCGATGACGAAACCGGCCAGGGCCTGAAGAATCTCGATTACGCCTATATCGCCTCCGAGCTCGGCAAGAGCCCGCTGGCCTCAGAGACCATGAACTGCTCGGCGCCCGACACCGGCAACATGGAGGTGCTGGAGCGCGTCGGCACCAAGGAGCAGAAGGAGAAGTGGCTGAAGCCGCTGATGAACGGCGAGATCCGCTCGGCCTATGTCATGACCGAGCCGAACGTCGCCTCCTCCGACGCCAAGAACATCTCGACCACAGCAAAGCTGGTCGGCGATGAATGGGTCATCAACGGCGAGAAGTACTACATCTCCGGCGCCGGCGATCCCCGCTGCAAGATTCTCATCGTGATGGTGAAGACCAATCCGGACGCCGCGCCGAGCAAGCAGCAGTCGCAGATCCTGGTGCCGCGCGATGCGCCGGGCGTCGAGGTGCTCGGGCCCATGTACGTGTTCGGCCAGGATCACGCGCCGCGCGGCCACATGCACATGCGCTTCAACAATGTACGCGTGCCGAAAGAGAACATGCTGCTCGGCGAAGGCCGCGGCTTCGAGATCTCGCAGCTCCGGCTTGGACCGGGCCGCATCCATCACTGCATGCGCACCATCGGCAAGGCCGAGAAGGCGCTCGATCTGATGGTGCAGCGTGGCCTCACCCGCGAAGCCTTCGGCAAGAAGATCGCCCATCTCGGCGGCAACATGCAGATCATCGCGCAGGCGCGCTGCGAGATCGAGGCGATGCGGCTGATGGTGCTGAAGGCCGCGAAGGCTATGGACGTGCTCGGCAACAAGGAGGCCCGCGTCTGGGTCTCCATGGTGAAGGCCATGGTGCCGGAGCGGGCCTGCAAGATCATCGACCAGTCCATCCAGATGCACGGCGCCACCGGCATCTCGCACTGGACCCCGCTCGCCGAGATGTACCAGGATGTGCGGCATCTGCGCTTCGCCGATGGCCCGGACGAGGTGCACTGGATGGTGGTCGGCCGCCACGAGCTGAGCATGGCGTGA
- a CDS encoding VOC family protein: protein MFSHIMIGTNDLDKAKAFYDNLLSTLEVRPAKVDGHRIFYFTKTGIFSVTKPINGEPATCANGGTIGFAANSPEQVDRWHAAGVAAGGTPIENPPGIREGAGNKLYLAYLRDLDGNKICAMHRMPS, encoded by the coding sequence ATGTTCTCCCACATCATGATCGGCACCAACGACCTCGACAAGGCCAAGGCCTTCTACGACAATTTGCTCAGCACGCTCGAGGTGCGACCGGCCAAGGTCGATGGCCACCGCATCTTCTACTTCACCAAGACCGGCATTTTCTCGGTGACGAAGCCGATCAACGGCGAGCCGGCGACCTGCGCCAACGGCGGCACCATCGGCTTTGCCGCAAACTCGCCTGAGCAGGTCGACAGGTGGCACGCCGCAGGCGTCGCCGCCGGCGGAACGCCGATCGAGAATCCGCCCGGCATCCGCGAGGGTGCGGGAAACAAGCTCTATCTCGCTTATTTGCGCGACCTCGACGGCAACAAGATCTGCGCGATGCATCGGATGCCGAGCTAG
- a CDS encoding enoyl-CoA hydratase-related protein, translating to MELKFSKVERKGPITIVTLSRPEVYNALHTDAHFELQKVFDDFAADPEQWVAIVTGAGDKAFCAGNDLKWQAAGGKRGWDKGGFAGLTARFDCDKPIIAAVNGVAMGGGFEIALACDLIIASENATFALPEPRVGLAALAGGLHRLPRQIGLKRAMGMILTARHVSAKEGHELGFVNEVVPQGEALAGALRWAEMITKNSPMSIRASKQTIQKGLAVSLEQAIDEQRDYPAVKAMAASQDYVEGPKAFSEKRPPKWVGK from the coding sequence ATGGAGCTGAAATTCTCAAAGGTGGAACGCAAGGGGCCGATCACGATCGTCACGCTGTCGCGGCCGGAGGTCTACAACGCGCTGCACACCGACGCGCATTTCGAGCTCCAGAAGGTGTTCGACGATTTCGCGGCCGATCCCGAGCAGTGGGTGGCGATCGTCACCGGCGCCGGCGACAAGGCGTTCTGCGCCGGCAACGATTTGAAGTGGCAGGCGGCGGGCGGCAAGCGTGGCTGGGACAAGGGTGGTTTCGCCGGCCTCACTGCGCGATTCGACTGCGACAAGCCGATCATCGCCGCGGTCAACGGCGTCGCCATGGGTGGCGGCTTCGAGATCGCGCTCGCCTGCGACCTGATCATCGCGTCGGAGAACGCGACCTTCGCCCTGCCCGAACCGCGTGTCGGCCTCGCCGCGCTCGCCGGTGGCCTGCACCGGCTGCCACGCCAGATCGGCCTCAAGCGCGCCATGGGCATGATCCTCACCGCGCGCCATGTCAGTGCCAAGGAGGGCCATGAGCTCGGCTTCGTCAACGAAGTGGTGCCGCAAGGCGAGGCGCTCGCAGGCGCGTTGCGCTGGGCCGAGATGATCACCAAGAATTCGCCGATGTCGATCCGCGCCTCCAAGCAGACCATCCAGAAGGGCCTTGCGGTCTCGCTGGAGCAGGCGATCGATGAGCAGCGGGACTATCCGGCGGTGAAGGCGATGGCGGCTTCGCAGGATTATGTCGAGGGTCCGAAGGCGTTCTCGGAGAAGCGGCCGCCGAAATGGGTGGGGAAGTAG
- a CDS encoding phosphotransferase family protein, which translates to MIEAELSRSVQRWCPGATGVTGAARLSGGASQETWRFDIVHPGGPVGAILRRSPKGYGAAPTRAAGLAAEAQLMQLAYEAGVPSPRVMHVLTADDDLGTGFIMQRVEGETIARKILRDDEFAAARPHLARQIGGVLAGLHRLPQDKLPELRSRNATQEISEFDRDYHSLNWPKPVFELALRWLRDHDPGPSAETTLVHGDFRNGNLIIGSDGVRAVLDWELAHLGDPMEDLGWVCVNSWRFGEIDKPVGGFGSREEMFAGYEAAGRKIDPARVKFWEVMGTLRWGIMCGGMMQRFREGPDHSMERAMIGRRASETEIDLLRLLAPRGR; encoded by the coding sequence ATGATCGAGGCGGAGCTTTCCCGCAGCGTTCAGCGCTGGTGCCCCGGTGCGACCGGCGTCACCGGCGCGGCAAGGCTATCGGGCGGCGCCAGCCAGGAAACCTGGCGCTTCGATATCGTGCATCCTGGTGGGCCGGTCGGCGCGATCCTGCGCCGCTCGCCGAAGGGCTATGGCGCAGCCCCAACGCGCGCGGCTGGTCTCGCTGCGGAAGCGCAGCTGATGCAGCTCGCGTATGAAGCGGGCGTACCGTCGCCGCGCGTGATGCATGTGCTGACGGCCGATGACGATCTCGGCACCGGCTTCATCATGCAGCGGGTCGAAGGTGAGACCATTGCGCGCAAGATCCTGCGCGATGACGAATTCGCCGCCGCACGGCCGCACCTCGCACGGCAGATCGGCGGCGTGCTCGCGGGCCTGCACAGGCTGCCGCAAGATAAATTGCCCGAGTTGCGCAGCCGCAATGCGACCCAGGAGATCTCTGAATTCGACCGCGATTATCATAGCCTGAACTGGCCGAAGCCGGTGTTCGAGCTGGCGCTGCGCTGGCTGCGCGACCACGATCCCGGCCCCTCAGCCGAGACGACGCTGGTCCATGGCGATTTCCGCAACGGCAATCTCATTATCGGTTCAGACGGCGTCCGGGCGGTGCTCGACTGGGAGCTCGCCCATCTCGGCGATCCCATGGAGGACCTCGGCTGGGTCTGCGTCAATTCCTGGCGCTTTGGCGAGATCGACAAGCCCGTCGGCGGCTTCGGTTCGCGCGAGGAGATGTTCGCCGGCTATGAAGCTGCGGGGCGCAAGATTGATCCAGCACGCGTCAAGTTCTGGGAAGTGATGGGCACGCTGCGCTGGGGCATCATGTGCGGCGGCATGATGCAGCGTTTTCGCGAGGGCCCGGACCATTCGATGGAGCGTGCCATGATCGGCCGTCGCGCTTCGGAGACGGAGATCGATCTGTTGCGGCTGCTGGCGCCGCGCGGGAGGTGA
- the yghU gene encoding glutathione-dependent disulfide-bond oxidoreductase, with the protein MTDTSYVPPKVWTWDKESGGQFASINRPIAGPTHDKELPVGKHPFQLYSLATPNGVKVTVMFEELLAAGHGGAEYDAWLIKIDGNQFGSGFVGVNPNSKIPALVDRSGPTPVRVFESGAILVHLAEKFGAFLPTSGQARAECLSWLFWQMGSAPFLGGGFGHFYAYAPTKIEYAINRYAMEVKRQLDVLDRRLADNEYLGGAEYTIADMATWPWYGALAKGLVYGAGEFLSVQDYKNVQRWTDQIAKRPAVKRGRMVNRISGDPASQLHERHDASDFETKTQDKVAPAT; encoded by the coding sequence ATGACCGACACCTCTTACGTGCCGCCCAAAGTCTGGACCTGGGACAAGGAGAGCGGCGGGCAGTTCGCCAGCATCAACCGCCCGATCGCCGGTCCCACCCACGACAAGGAACTGCCGGTCGGCAAGCATCCCTTCCAGCTCTATTCGCTGGCGACCCCGAACGGGGTGAAGGTCACGGTGATGTTCGAGGAGTTGCTGGCCGCCGGCCACGGCGGCGCGGAATACGACGCCTGGCTGATCAAGATCGACGGCAACCAGTTCGGCAGCGGCTTCGTCGGGGTCAATCCGAATTCGAAGATTCCGGCGCTGGTGGATCGCAGCGGACCGACGCCGGTCCGGGTGTTCGAGTCCGGCGCAATCCTGGTTCACCTCGCGGAAAAATTCGGTGCCTTCCTGCCGACCAGCGGTCAGGCGCGGGCGGAATGCCTGTCCTGGCTGTTCTGGCAGATGGGTAGCGCGCCGTTCCTTGGCGGCGGCTTCGGTCATTTCTATGCCTATGCGCCGACCAAGATCGAATACGCCATCAACCGCTATGCCATGGAGGTGAAGCGGCAGCTCGACGTGCTCGACCGTCGCCTCGCCGACAACGAGTATCTCGGCGGTGCCGAGTATACGATCGCCGACATGGCGACCTGGCCCTGGTACGGTGCGCTCGCCAAGGGGCTGGTCTATGGCGCGGGCGAATTCCTCTCGGTGCAGGACTACAAGAACGTGCAGCGCTGGACCGATCAGATCGCCAAGCGCCCGGCCGTGAAGCGCGGCCGCATGGTCAACCGAATCTCCGGCGATCCCGCCAGCCAGCTCCACGAGCGCCACGACGCCAGCGATTTCGAGACCAAGACGCAGGACAAGGTCGCGCCGGCGACGTGA
- a CDS encoding acyl-CoA dehydrogenase family protein — MDFSLPADLVAYLGELDRFIEREIKPLEEADDNIRFFDHRREWARTDFENGGLPRHEWEALLRKAKDLADAAGHLRFPVPKEYGGKDGSNLWMAVIREHFAAKGLGLHNDLQNEHSIVGNFPVVTMLDRYGRDDQKAMIDGSIKGKYRITFGLTEPHHGSDATHMETRAVPATRDNVKGWIINGEKMWTTGMHVATHCALFARTSGNDGDARGITCFLVPARSDGVKVEEYMWTFNMPTDHPRVSFTDVFVPEDAQFGEVGRGLSLAQCFVHQNRIRQAASSLGAAVYCINESVKYARERKPFGRPLAENQAIQFPLVELATQAEMLRLLIRKTAWEMDKLTEEQIERTLSDRVSMCNYFANRLCCESADRAMQVHGGMGYSRHKPFEHIYRHHRRYRITEGSEEIQMRKVAGFLFGYMGPGKH, encoded by the coding sequence GTGGATTTCTCATTGCCTGCCGATCTCGTCGCCTATCTCGGAGAGCTCGACCGCTTCATCGAACGCGAGATCAAGCCGCTGGAAGAAGCCGACGACAACATCCGCTTCTTCGATCATCGCCGCGAGTGGGCGCGCACTGATTTCGAGAATGGCGGCCTGCCGCGCCATGAATGGGAAGCGCTGCTGCGCAAGGCCAAGGATCTCGCCGACGCCGCCGGCCATCTGCGCTTTCCGGTGCCGAAGGAGTATGGCGGCAAGGACGGCTCCAACCTCTGGATGGCGGTGATCCGCGAGCATTTTGCGGCGAAGGGCCTCGGCCTGCACAATGACCTTCAGAACGAGCACTCGATCGTCGGCAATTTTCCCGTCGTGACCATGCTCGACCGTTACGGCCGCGACGACCAGAAGGCGATGATCGACGGTTCGATCAAGGGCAAGTACCGGATCACGTTTGGATTGACCGAGCCGCATCACGGCTCGGACGCGACTCACATGGAAACGCGCGCGGTGCCGGCGACCCGCGACAACGTCAAGGGCTGGATCATCAATGGCGAGAAGATGTGGACCACCGGCATGCACGTCGCCACGCATTGCGCTCTGTTCGCGCGAACCAGCGGCAATGACGGCGATGCGCGCGGCATCACCTGCTTCCTGGTGCCGGCCAGGAGCGACGGCGTGAAGGTCGAGGAGTACATGTGGACCTTCAACATGCCGACCGATCACCCGCGCGTCAGCTTCACGGATGTGTTCGTGCCGGAGGATGCGCAGTTCGGCGAGGTCGGCCGCGGCCTGTCGCTGGCACAGTGTTTCGTCCATCAGAATCGCATCCGCCAGGCGGCGAGTTCGCTCGGCGCCGCCGTCTACTGCATCAACGAGAGTGTGAAGTACGCACGCGAGCGAAAACCGTTCGGCAGGCCGCTCGCCGAGAACCAGGCGATCCAGTTCCCGCTGGTCGAGCTCGCGACGCAAGCCGAGATGCTGCGCCTCTTGATCCGCAAGACCGCGTGGGAGATGGACAAGCTCACCGAGGAGCAGATCGAGCGCACGCTCTCCGACCGCGTCTCCATGTGCAACTATTTTGCAAACCGCCTCTGCTGCGAATCTGCCGACCGCGCCATGCAAGTCCACGGCGGCATGGGCTATTCACGCCACAAGCCGTTCGAGCACATCTACCGCCATCATCGGCGTTACCGCATCACCGAAGGCAGCGAAGAAATCCAGATGCGGAAAGTGGCGGGGTTCTTGTTCGGATATATGGGGCCGGGGAAGCACTGA
- a CDS encoding DUF6285 domain-containing protein: MQDEPTPVELTKSVADFLRNDITPLISGHQAFKLRVAINILDLVTRQLTREEGSDASEVERLRALLGMEGSVTDLNRALAERIAKGEVDLATPGLAEHLWATTMDKLAVDQPNYASYKRELEGGG; this comes from the coding sequence ATGCAGGACGAGCCGACACCGGTCGAGCTGACCAAGTCAGTTGCCGATTTTCTCCGCAACGACATCACGCCGCTGATCTCCGGCCATCAGGCCTTCAAGCTGCGTGTCGCCATCAACATCCTGGACCTCGTGACCCGGCAGCTGACGCGGGAGGAGGGGAGCGATGCAAGCGAGGTGGAGCGCCTGCGCGCTCTGCTTGGCATGGAGGGCTCGGTGACGGATCTCAATCGCGCGCTCGCGGAGCGCATTGCCAAGGGCGAAGTCGACCTGGCAACGCCGGGTCTCGCCGAGCACCTCTGGGCGACCACAATGGACAAGCTCGCGGTCGATCAGCCGAACTATGCATCGTACAAGCGGGAGCTGGAGGGAGGCGGGTGA
- a CDS encoding enoyl-CoA hydratase/isomerase, with amino-acid sequence MQFKHVTLDFDGAVAILKLDHQEVMNAVSVDMLGGLADALDEIEEKKDEVRCVVLTGAGRAFCTGANLQGRNSQSKKTKAGMTLETGFHPFLRRIRNLHCPIVTAVNGPAAGAGMSFALLGDMILCARSSYFLQAFRRIGLVPDCGSTWLLPRLIGKARSVELSLMGERLPAEKALEWGLVNRVHDDGMLMEEAMKLARDLASGPTVALSLIRKLYWDSPENSFEDQLNLEFQCQLRAGDTQDFREGVGAFLEKRPAQFKGK; translated from the coding sequence ATGCAGTTCAAACACGTCACGCTCGATTTCGATGGTGCGGTCGCAATCCTCAAGCTCGACCATCAGGAGGTGATGAACGCGGTCTCGGTGGACATGCTGGGTGGCCTCGCCGACGCGCTCGACGAGATCGAGGAGAAGAAGGACGAGGTGCGCTGCGTGGTGCTGACCGGTGCGGGGCGCGCGTTCTGCACCGGTGCGAATCTCCAGGGCCGCAACAGCCAGTCGAAGAAGACCAAGGCCGGCATGACGCTCGAGACCGGCTTTCATCCGTTCCTGCGTCGTATCCGCAACCTTCATTGCCCGATCGTCACCGCGGTCAACGGCCCGGCTGCCGGCGCCGGCATGAGCTTCGCGCTGCTCGGCGACATGATTTTGTGCGCGCGGTCCTCTTACTTTCTGCAAGCGTTCCGTCGCATCGGCCTCGTGCCGGATTGCGGTTCAACCTGGCTGCTGCCGCGTCTGATCGGCAAGGCGCGCTCGGTCGAATTGTCGCTGATGGGCGAGCGGCTGCCGGCCGAGAAGGCGCTGGAATGGGGCCTCGTCAACCGCGTCCATGATGACGGGATGCTGATGGAGGAGGCGATGAAGCTCGCGCGCGATCTCGCGAGCGGCCCGACGGTTGCGCTGTCGCTGATCCGCAAGCTCTATTGGGACAGCCCGGAAAATTCGTTCGAGGACCAGCTCAATCTCGAATTCCAGTGCCAGCTCCGGGCCGGTGACACGCAGGACTTCCGGGAAGGCGTCGGCGCGTTCCTGGAGAAGCGCCCGGCGCAGTTCAAGGGCAAATGA
- a CDS encoding SDR family NAD(P)-dependent oxidoreductase: MNLFDLTGRVAVITGGNGGIGLGIAQALAGQGCNVSIWGRNADKNEAAAASMAGLSGKVDSRVCDVTDPASVNAAMKATLDTFGRVDGCFANAGIGGGGRRSFIERTEEEWRTMFATNLDGVFHAFQAAARHMTERANAGDPFGRLVATSSLASIFGTARNEHYAATKAAINALVRALGVELARHGVTANAILPGWIKSDMTAGIMANEKFVANVMPRIPQRRFGEASDFGGIAVYLMSKASSYHTADTFVIDGGYTAF; the protein is encoded by the coding sequence ATGAACCTTTTCGATCTCACCGGCCGCGTCGCCGTGATCACCGGCGGCAACGGCGGTATCGGGCTCGGCATCGCGCAGGCGCTGGCCGGCCAGGGCTGCAACGTCTCGATCTGGGGCCGCAATGCTGACAAGAACGAGGCTGCTGCCGCGAGCATGGCGGGGCTGTCGGGCAAGGTCGATAGCCGCGTCTGCGACGTCACCGATCCGGCGTCCGTCAACGCGGCGATGAAGGCCACACTCGATACTTTCGGCCGCGTCGACGGCTGCTTCGCCAATGCCGGCATCGGCGGCGGTGGAAGGCGCTCCTTCATCGAGCGCACCGAAGAGGAATGGCGCACGATGTTTGCGACCAATCTCGACGGCGTGTTCCACGCCTTCCAGGCTGCCGCAAGACACATGACGGAGCGCGCCAATGCCGGCGATCCCTTCGGCCGGCTGGTCGCGACATCGAGCCTCGCCTCGATCTTCGGCACTGCGCGCAACGAGCATTACGCGGCAACCAAGGCCGCGATCAACGCGCTGGTGCGCGCGCTCGGCGTCGAGCTCGCCCGCCATGGCGTCACCGCGAATGCGATCCTGCCGGGCTGGATCAAGAGCGACATGACCGCAGGAATCATGGCCAACGAAAAATTCGTCGCCAACGTGATGCCGCGCATTCCGCAGCGCCGCTTCGGCGAGGCATCCGATTTCGGCGGCATTGCCGTGTATCTCATGAGCAAGGCATCGTCGTATCACACGGCAGATACGTTCGTGATCGACGGCGGCTATACGGCATTTTGA
- a CDS encoding flavin-containing monooxygenase: MSPPQASPAESTEAYDVVVVGAGFAGIYMLHRLRGLGFSARVYEQGDGVGGTWYWNRYPGARCDVESMQYSYSFSEELQQEWQWSERYAPQAEILKYANHVADRFDLRRDIQFDTRIERAVFDERTNIWLVTMSGGREVEARFVVLATGCLSNARKPEIKGLESFKGPVYHTGNWPHEPVDFTGQRVGLIGTGSSGIQSAPIIAEQARQLTVFQRTANFSIPARNATLTDEERETFRKNYPEIRRFAREVARNGIYAEQPDRGAFDDSDMTRRGKYDARWERGGLTFMYAYNNLGLDRTANDTAADFVRSKIAEIVRDPATAKLLQPNSHPIGTKRICIDTDYFATFNRPNVSLVDIKANPIQEVTANAVRVAGTDHEVDTLVMATGFDAMTGSVAKIDIRGRDGQTLNQKWAEGPKTYLGLMSAGFPNLFIITGPGSPSVLSNMIVSIEQHVDWIADGLVHLRRQGMATIEAGSEAEERWVAHVNEVAAGTLYPQANSWYMGANIPGKPRIFMPYIGGVGVYRRICDEVAAKGYEGFVMEAEVRSRRAVTG, from the coding sequence ATGTCGCCACCACAAGCAAGCCCGGCCGAGTCCACCGAAGCCTATGACGTGGTCGTCGTCGGCGCAGGCTTTGCCGGCATCTACATGCTGCACCGCCTGCGCGGGCTTGGTTTCTCGGCAAGGGTCTACGAACAGGGCGATGGCGTCGGCGGCACCTGGTACTGGAATCGCTATCCCGGCGCGCGCTGCGATGTCGAGAGCATGCAGTATTCCTACTCGTTCTCTGAAGAGCTCCAGCAGGAATGGCAGTGGAGCGAGCGTTACGCGCCGCAAGCAGAGATCTTGAAATACGCCAACCACGTCGCCGACCGCTTCGACCTGCGCCGCGACATCCAGTTCGACACCCGCATCGAGCGCGCCGTGTTCGACGAGCGCACGAACATTTGGTTAGTGACGATGTCAGGCGGTCGCGAGGTCGAAGCACGGTTCGTCGTGCTCGCCACCGGCTGCCTCTCCAACGCGCGCAAGCCTGAGATCAAGGGCCTCGAGAGCTTCAAAGGCCCCGTCTATCACACCGGCAACTGGCCGCATGAGCCTGTCGACTTCACCGGTCAGCGCGTCGGCCTGATCGGCACCGGATCGTCCGGCATTCAGTCCGCCCCGATCATCGCCGAACAGGCCAGGCAGCTCACCGTGTTTCAGCGCACGGCAAATTTCTCGATTCCCGCCCGCAATGCGACGCTGACCGACGAGGAACGCGAGACGTTTCGGAAGAACTATCCGGAGATCCGCCGCTTCGCGCGTGAGGTCGCGCGCAACGGCATCTATGCGGAGCAGCCCGATCGCGGTGCGTTCGACGACAGTGACATGACCAGGCGAGGCAAGTACGATGCGCGCTGGGAGCGCGGCGGGCTCACCTTCATGTACGCCTACAACAATCTCGGCCTTGACCGGACGGCGAACGATACGGCCGCCGATTTCGTCCGCAGCAAGATCGCCGAGATCGTGAGGGATCCCGCGACCGCAAAGCTGCTCCAGCCCAACAGCCATCCGATCGGCACCAAGCGCATCTGCATCGACACCGATTATTTCGCGACCTTCAACCGGCCGAACGTCTCGCTGGTCGACATCAAGGCCAATCCGATTCAAGAGGTCACCGCGAACGCCGTGCGCGTCGCAGGGACGGATCACGAGGTCGATACGCTGGTGATGGCGACCGGGTTCGACGCCATGACCGGGTCCGTCGCGAAGATCGACATTCGCGGCCGCGACGGCCAGACGTTGAACCAGAAATGGGCGGAAGGCCCGAAGACGTATCTCGGGCTGATGAGCGCGGGCTTCCCGAACCTCTTCATCATCACCGGGCCGGGCAGCCCGTCGGTGCTGTCGAACATGATCGTGTCGATCGAGCAGCACGTCGACTGGATCGCCGACGGCCTCGTCCACCTGCGGCGGCAGGGCATGGCCACGATCGAGGCGGGAAGCGAAGCCGAGGAGAGATGGGTCGCCCATGTCAACGAGGTCGCCGCCGGAACGCTCTATCCGCAGGCCAATTCCTGGTACATGGGCGCCAACATCCCCGGCAAGCCGCGCATCTTCATGCCCTATATCGGCGGCGTCGGCGTCTACCGGCGGATCTGCGACGAGGTCGCGGCGAAGGGATATGAGGGATTCGTGATGGAGGCCGAGGTCCGGTCGCGCAGGGCGGTGACGGGTTAG